A genomic segment from Peromyscus maniculatus bairdii isolate BWxNUB_F1_BW_parent chromosome 11, HU_Pman_BW_mat_3.1, whole genome shotgun sequence encodes:
- the LOC102916058 gene encoding low affinity immunoglobulin gamma Fc region receptor II isoform X4 — MRIPSSLPLPVESHWAVHPLSQTLAHVLLWTAVLHLVAGTHDLPKAVVKLEPPWIQVLREDSVTLKCEGTPNLGNDSTQWLHNGRSISSQVHPSYTFKATANNSGEYQCQTGQTSLSDPVHLGVISDWLLLQTPQLVFLEGETIMLRCHGWRNKPLNKVTFYQNGKSVKFHHYSGNFSISKANHSHSGNYHCTGLLGKTKHSSQPVTITVQGPKSTRSLPVLTIVAAVTGIAVAAIVIILVSLIYLKKKQAPDNPPDLEGADKTEVENTITYSLLKHPEAPDEDAEPDYQKHI; from the exons ATGCGAATCCCATCATCCCTACCTCTCCCCGTGGAGAGCCACTGGGCTGTCCACCCACTCTCACAGACTTTGGCCCATGTGCTGCTGTGGACAGCTGTGCTCC ATCTTGTTGCTGGAACACATG ATCTCCCGAAGGCTGTGGTGAAACTTGAGCCCCCATGGATCCAGGTGCTCCGTGAAGACAGTGTGACACTGAAATGCGAAGGGACCCCCAACCTTGGGAATGATTCGACCCAGTGGCTCCACAATGGGAGATCCATCAGCAGCCAGGTCCATCCCAGCTACACGTTTAAAGCCACAGCCAATAACAGTGGAGAATACCAGTGTCAAACGGGCCAGACCAGCCTCAGCGACCCTGTACATCTGGGAGTGATTTCTG ACTGGCTGCTGCTCCAGACCCCTCAACTGgtattcctagaaggagaaacCATCATGCTGAGGTGTCATGGTTGGAGGAACAAACCCCTGAACAAAGTCACATTCTACCAGAATGGAAAATCAGTGAAATTTCATCATTACAGTGGCAACTTCTCTATCTCCAAAGCCAATCACAGCCACAGTGGTAATTACCACTGCACGGGACTTCTAGGAAAGACAAAACACTCGTCGCAGCCTGTGACCATCACTGTCCAAG GGCCCAAATCCACCAGGTCTTTACCGGTATTGACAATTGTAGCTGCTGTCACTGGAATTGCTGTAGCAGCCATTGTTATTATCCTAGTATCCTTGATCTATCTCAAGAAGAAACAGGCTCCAG ACAATCCTCCTGATCTCGAAGGAGCTGACAAAACGGAG GTTGAGAATACAATCACCTATTCACTGCTCAAGCATCCTGAAGCTCCGGATGAAGATGCAGAGCCTGATTACCAGAAGCACATTTAA
- the LOC102916058 gene encoding low affinity immunoglobulin gamma Fc region receptor II isoform X5 produces MRIPSSLPLPVESHWAVHPLSQTLAHVLLWTAVLHLVAGTHDLPKAVVKLEPPWIQVLREDSVTLKCEGTPNLGNDSTQWLHNGRSISSQVHPSYTFKATANNSGEYQCQTGQTSLSDPVHLGVISDWLLLQTPQLVFLEGETIMLRCHGWRNKPLNKVTFYQNGKSVKFHHYSGNFSISKANHSHSGNYHCTGLLGKTKHSSQPVTITVQDNPPDLEGADKTEVENTITYSLLKHPEAPDEDAEPDYQKHI; encoded by the exons ATGCGAATCCCATCATCCCTACCTCTCCCCGTGGAGAGCCACTGGGCTGTCCACCCACTCTCACAGACTTTGGCCCATGTGCTGCTGTGGACAGCTGTGCTCC ATCTTGTTGCTGGAACACATG ATCTCCCGAAGGCTGTGGTGAAACTTGAGCCCCCATGGATCCAGGTGCTCCGTGAAGACAGTGTGACACTGAAATGCGAAGGGACCCCCAACCTTGGGAATGATTCGACCCAGTGGCTCCACAATGGGAGATCCATCAGCAGCCAGGTCCATCCCAGCTACACGTTTAAAGCCACAGCCAATAACAGTGGAGAATACCAGTGTCAAACGGGCCAGACCAGCCTCAGCGACCCTGTACATCTGGGAGTGATTTCTG ACTGGCTGCTGCTCCAGACCCCTCAACTGgtattcctagaaggagaaacCATCATGCTGAGGTGTCATGGTTGGAGGAACAAACCCCTGAACAAAGTCACATTCTACCAGAATGGAAAATCAGTGAAATTTCATCATTACAGTGGCAACTTCTCTATCTCCAAAGCCAATCACAGCCACAGTGGTAATTACCACTGCACGGGACTTCTAGGAAAGACAAAACACTCGTCGCAGCCTGTGACCATCACTGTCCAAG ACAATCCTCCTGATCTCGAAGGAGCTGACAAAACGGAG GTTGAGAATACAATCACCTATTCACTGCTCAAGCATCCTGAAGCTCCGGATGAAGATGCAGAGCCTGATTACCAGAAGCACATTTAA
- the LOC102916058 gene encoding low affinity immunoglobulin gamma Fc region receptor II isoform X2: MRIPSSLPLPVESHWAVHPLSQTLAHVLLWTAVLHLVAGTHDLPKAVVKLEPPWIQVLREDSVTLKCEGTPNLGNDSTQWLHNGRSISSQVHPSYTFKATANNSGEYQCQTGQTSLSDPVHLGVISDWLLLQTPQLVFLEGETIMLRCHGWRNKPLNKVTFYQNGKSVKFHHYSGNFSISKANHSHSGNYHCTGLLGKTKHSSQPVTITVQGPKSTRSLPVLTIVAAVTGIAVAAIVIILVSLIYLKKKQAPALPGNPGHREMGDTLPTELGEYSEPSPGSAPVSPGPPCGPEPANSSSYNPPDLEGADKTEVENTITYSLLKHPEAPDEDAEPDYQKHI, from the exons ATGCGAATCCCATCATCCCTACCTCTCCCCGTGGAGAGCCACTGGGCTGTCCACCCACTCTCACAGACTTTGGCCCATGTGCTGCTGTGGACAGCTGTGCTCC ATCTTGTTGCTGGAACACATG ATCTCCCGAAGGCTGTGGTGAAACTTGAGCCCCCATGGATCCAGGTGCTCCGTGAAGACAGTGTGACACTGAAATGCGAAGGGACCCCCAACCTTGGGAATGATTCGACCCAGTGGCTCCACAATGGGAGATCCATCAGCAGCCAGGTCCATCCCAGCTACACGTTTAAAGCCACAGCCAATAACAGTGGAGAATACCAGTGTCAAACGGGCCAGACCAGCCTCAGCGACCCTGTACATCTGGGAGTGATTTCTG ACTGGCTGCTGCTCCAGACCCCTCAACTGgtattcctagaaggagaaacCATCATGCTGAGGTGTCATGGTTGGAGGAACAAACCCCTGAACAAAGTCACATTCTACCAGAATGGAAAATCAGTGAAATTTCATCATTACAGTGGCAACTTCTCTATCTCCAAAGCCAATCACAGCCACAGTGGTAATTACCACTGCACGGGACTTCTAGGAAAGACAAAACACTCGTCGCAGCCTGTGACCATCACTGTCCAAG GGCCCAAATCCACCAGGTCTTTACCGGTATTGACAATTGTAGCTGCTGTCACTGGAATTGCTGTAGCAGCCATTGTTATTATCCTAGTATCCTTGATCTATCTCAAGAAGAAACAGGCTCCAG CTCTCCCAGGAAACCCTGGTCACAGGGAAATGGGAGATACCCTCCCCACGGAACTAGGTGAGTACAGCGAGCCCTCTCCGGGCTCAGCGCCCGTCAGCCCAGGGCCTCCATGTGGACCGGAGCCAGCAAACAGCAGCTCGT ACAATCCTCCTGATCTCGAAGGAGCTGACAAAACGGAG GTTGAGAATACAATCACCTATTCACTGCTCAAGCATCCTGAAGCTCCGGATGAAGATGCAGAGCCTGATTACCAGAAGCACATTTAA
- the LOC102916058 gene encoding low affinity immunoglobulin gamma Fc region receptor II isoform X1, producing the protein MRIPSSLPLPVESHWAVHPLSQTLAHVLLWTAVLHLVAGTHADLPKAVVKLEPPWIQVLREDSVTLKCEGTPNLGNDSTQWLHNGRSISSQVHPSYTFKATANNSGEYQCQTGQTSLSDPVHLGVISDWLLLQTPQLVFLEGETIMLRCHGWRNKPLNKVTFYQNGKSVKFHHYSGNFSISKANHSHSGNYHCTGLLGKTKHSSQPVTITVQGPKSTRSLPVLTIVAAVTGIAVAAIVIILVSLIYLKKKQAPALPGNPGHREMGDTLPTELGEYSEPSPGSAPVSPGPPCGPEPANSSSYNPPDLEGADKTEVENTITYSLLKHPEAPDEDAEPDYQKHI; encoded by the exons ATGCGAATCCCATCATCCCTACCTCTCCCCGTGGAGAGCCACTGGGCTGTCCACCCACTCTCACAGACTTTGGCCCATGTGCTGCTGTGGACAGCTGTGCTCC ATCTTGTTGCTGGAACACATG CAGATCTCCCGAAGGCTGTGGTGAAACTTGAGCCCCCATGGATCCAGGTGCTCCGTGAAGACAGTGTGACACTGAAATGCGAAGGGACCCCCAACCTTGGGAATGATTCGACCCAGTGGCTCCACAATGGGAGATCCATCAGCAGCCAGGTCCATCCCAGCTACACGTTTAAAGCCACAGCCAATAACAGTGGAGAATACCAGTGTCAAACGGGCCAGACCAGCCTCAGCGACCCTGTACATCTGGGAGTGATTTCTG ACTGGCTGCTGCTCCAGACCCCTCAACTGgtattcctagaaggagaaacCATCATGCTGAGGTGTCATGGTTGGAGGAACAAACCCCTGAACAAAGTCACATTCTACCAGAATGGAAAATCAGTGAAATTTCATCATTACAGTGGCAACTTCTCTATCTCCAAAGCCAATCACAGCCACAGTGGTAATTACCACTGCACGGGACTTCTAGGAAAGACAAAACACTCGTCGCAGCCTGTGACCATCACTGTCCAAG GGCCCAAATCCACCAGGTCTTTACCGGTATTGACAATTGTAGCTGCTGTCACTGGAATTGCTGTAGCAGCCATTGTTATTATCCTAGTATCCTTGATCTATCTCAAGAAGAAACAGGCTCCAG CTCTCCCAGGAAACCCTGGTCACAGGGAAATGGGAGATACCCTCCCCACGGAACTAGGTGAGTACAGCGAGCCCTCTCCGGGCTCAGCGCCCGTCAGCCCAGGGCCTCCATGTGGACCGGAGCCAGCAAACAGCAGCTCGT ACAATCCTCCTGATCTCGAAGGAGCTGACAAAACGGAG GTTGAGAATACAATCACCTATTCACTGCTCAAGCATCCTGAAGCTCCGGATGAAGATGCAGAGCCTGATTACCAGAAGCACATTTAA
- the LOC102916058 gene encoding low affinity immunoglobulin gamma Fc region receptor II isoform X3 has translation MRIPSSLPLPVESHWAVHPLSQTLAHVLLWTAVLHLVAGTHADLPKAVVKLEPPWIQVLREDSVTLKCEGTPNLGNDSTQWLHNGRSISSQVHPSYTFKATANNSGEYQCQTGQTSLSDPVHLGVISDWLLLQTPQLVFLEGETIMLRCHGWRNKPLNKVTFYQNGKSVKFHHYSGNFSISKANHSHSGNYHCTGLLGKTKHSSQPVTITVQGPKSTRSLPVLTIVAAVTGIAVAAIVIILVSLIYLKKKQAPDNPPDLEGADKTEVENTITYSLLKHPEAPDEDAEPDYQKHI, from the exons ATGCGAATCCCATCATCCCTACCTCTCCCCGTGGAGAGCCACTGGGCTGTCCACCCACTCTCACAGACTTTGGCCCATGTGCTGCTGTGGACAGCTGTGCTCC ATCTTGTTGCTGGAACACATG CAGATCTCCCGAAGGCTGTGGTGAAACTTGAGCCCCCATGGATCCAGGTGCTCCGTGAAGACAGTGTGACACTGAAATGCGAAGGGACCCCCAACCTTGGGAATGATTCGACCCAGTGGCTCCACAATGGGAGATCCATCAGCAGCCAGGTCCATCCCAGCTACACGTTTAAAGCCACAGCCAATAACAGTGGAGAATACCAGTGTCAAACGGGCCAGACCAGCCTCAGCGACCCTGTACATCTGGGAGTGATTTCTG ACTGGCTGCTGCTCCAGACCCCTCAACTGgtattcctagaaggagaaacCATCATGCTGAGGTGTCATGGTTGGAGGAACAAACCCCTGAACAAAGTCACATTCTACCAGAATGGAAAATCAGTGAAATTTCATCATTACAGTGGCAACTTCTCTATCTCCAAAGCCAATCACAGCCACAGTGGTAATTACCACTGCACGGGACTTCTAGGAAAGACAAAACACTCGTCGCAGCCTGTGACCATCACTGTCCAAG GGCCCAAATCCACCAGGTCTTTACCGGTATTGACAATTGTAGCTGCTGTCACTGGAATTGCTGTAGCAGCCATTGTTATTATCCTAGTATCCTTGATCTATCTCAAGAAGAAACAGGCTCCAG ACAATCCTCCTGATCTCGAAGGAGCTGACAAAACGGAG GTTGAGAATACAATCACCTATTCACTGCTCAAGCATCCTGAAGCTCCGGATGAAGATGCAGAGCCTGATTACCAGAAGCACATTTAA